The DNA segment GGCGGGGGAACCGGCGCAGTGGGCGGCCGAGTGGCTGGCCGGGCGCCGTGCGCGCGAGGAGCGGTCCGCCGGCCCGGCCCCGGGCGGCGGCGCCGCGTCGCGCGCGCCGGCCGACCCGGAGGCGGCGAAGCGGCGGGCGGAGCGCCGGATGCAGCGGATCGGCGCCGGTGCGACGGAACTGGAGCAGCGCCTGGAGGATCTGCTGCGGTCCGGGCTGGCCGCGGCCGGCCACGCCGGCGGCGGGCTCTCCCGGCCGGGCGGCGGCCCCGGCGGCTCCTGGGACGAGACGGCCGCCCGCATGGTCGACGCCCAGGCACCCGGGCTCGCCTCGCGCGTGCGGGAGCTGGGGGCGGCGGTGGCCTCCGGTCCCAACTGGCCGGCCAGGCTGCTGGAGGAGTGTGCCCTGCTGCACCTCCTCGACCAGGGGTTCCTCGGCATCGAACGGCTGCCGGCGCCCCTCGCGGCGACGGTCCGCTCGCGCGTCGGGCTGACCACGGACGCGGCGGATCTGCTGGCCGGCCCCGAGGCGACGACGGTCCGGGACCGCTGGCTGGTGCTCGCCCAACAGGACGCCGACGACGGCAGGTTGCTCACCCGCAAGATCTACCTGCGCGGCGAGCGGACCGGCCGGATGGCGCTGCACCTCTCCTTCGGCGCCAACAACCGCCCTCTGGACCTGGCCCTGCCGCCGGGCCTGGTGCTCGACGCGGACCTCGCCTACTACCCGGGCGCCCGCCCGCTGCGCGCCACCCTGGGCGAGCGGCACGCCCCGGCGGCCCCGGGGCCCGTACCGCCCGGCTGCGGCGTCGATGCCGCCCTGGCCGCGTACGGCGACGCGCTGCGCGACGACCCGTGGCTGGACTCCTGGCCGGTGGTCCTCTCCGAGGTCACCCCGGTCCCGGGCCCCGACGGCGAGAGCTGGCAACTGGCCGACGCGGACGGCGAGTCGGCGCTGCCGCTGGACCCGCGCTGCCTGGGCCGTACGAGCCTGTGGCAGCTGGCCGCCATATCGGGCGGCGCGCCGATCACGGTCTTCGGTGAATGCGGCCACCGCGGCTTCCTCCCGCTGACCGTATGGGACCCGTCCCCGGTGTCCCTGTGATCCAGGACCCCGCCGCCCCGCCGGCCACGGCCTCCCGCCACCCGCACACGCCGTCCACCACCGAGCCACCGAGGAAGGGCATGACGACCACCACCACGCCCACGTCACCCACGTACACCGGCCCCATCAGCCCGGCCGCGCCTGACAGTTCCGCCCCCACTCCGCCCGCCCCGACCTCCCCGGCTCCCTGGGACGAGCTGGTGAGCGCCGCGCTCCTCGGGACCGAGCGGCGCACGCCCCCGGTGGCGGTGCGCTCCGGGCAGGGCGCCGCGGCCGCACTGCTCGACGCGGCCGCGGTGAGCACGGTGCGCCGGCGCGCCGCGCTCCGCCCCGCACCCGCAGGTGAGCGCCCCGCCCCGGCCCCCGCCGACCCGCGGCCCCCGTTGCCGCCCGCCGCGCGCCGCCGGCTGTCGCTGCTGCTCGCCGACCGCGGCGGCGGTGGAGGCGGCAGCCGCCGCGGCACCGCCCCCGACCTCACCGAGCTGCTCCCCCAGTGGCTGGCCGCCGCCGGCGAGTACGGCTATCGCGCCCCCGAGGCGCTGCTGCCCGCACTCCTCGACGCCGCCCGCGCCCGTACGGACCTGCGGCCCGCCGCGCTGGCGCTGGCGGGGCCGCGCGCCCTGTGGCTGTCGCGGCTCAACGCCGAGTG comes from the Streptomyces angustmyceticus genome and includes:
- a CDS encoding SWIM zinc finger family protein translates to MNPQGERWTTDQVLALAPDEASRKAGGKLAAPGPWSESGADASAVWGQCKGSGKKPYHTVVDLNGPAFKCSCPSRKFPCKHALGLLLLWAGGGPEVAAGEPAQWAAEWLAGRRAREERSAGPAPGGGAASRAPADPEAAKRRAERRMQRIGAGATELEQRLEDLLRSGLAAAGHAGGGLSRPGGGPGGSWDETAARMVDAQAPGLASRVRELGAAVASGPNWPARLLEECALLHLLDQGFLGIERLPAPLAATVRSRVGLTTDAADLLAGPEATTVRDRWLVLAQQDADDGRLLTRKIYLRGERTGRMALHLSFGANNRPLDLALPPGLVLDADLAYYPGARPLRATLGERHAPAAPGPVPPGCGVDAALAAYGDALRDDPWLDSWPVVLSEVTPVPGPDGESWQLADADGESALPLDPRCLGRTSLWQLAAISGGAPITVFGECGHRGFLPLTVWDPSPVSL